One Plasmodium cynomolgi strain B DNA, chromosome 2, whole genome shotgun sequence genomic window carries:
- a CDS encoding hypothetical protein (putative) encodes MEKPSEEPKGMTRTYIKSEENFLFDQNSYNNVKREGQKETEEIKHKQQVNTHYVENEREMIVSEMKKLDDRACDEYAKKSDSARSDKILSDPPLVQNEQMHTCGNGLENVVEEGDSPTEERNALNEDTLKKEFANSYDYEFSSSRKANHSLSGSNFSPLHQNYSIEGENLDNANEGEAHSDDEDYKSVTEKKSTEEGVQVENEGEKEEEMGEQMEEKMGEQMEEKMGEQMEEKMGEQMEEKMGEQMEEEMEEEMEEKNEVNEEEKEEEEEEDEGDDEDAADDKHPDGSSPKEQSYGEEGHSKEPNRGYFDKSINEDSVEKDHLYDAPESAKIPSRVFLAVNGKDAQKGVQKYAHKDLVQFNKLAEEPFAGRRGVVRDEEVTAHHGDKPDQQDEDKHKFLCSSNDTYHVDVLKLYNNKLSHEGGNKKNNKLINKNMILKEIFGSNYESSLKNDLNESSNVMGGEEEAVEEEAAEDDGDEVDETGNVAEEEVAEEDAEEDVENGAEEDAEDGAEEDAEDGAEVEAEAVAEEEAQNYPHEDTTEKELSNKNAAVISDGKYNHYVSNKSIGGDAHEPFESQFHKSNSMEKDSFGSELANDEDSLLKRYEENSSPLILSKPLFNDKTSESSYNTSVLMGRAKKESLTFRDTTAGGNSHKDRNRNGDVLLKKKGLRKLEDTSNYTEEKQTHNADEFSSEYKEGGYTSETESEQVAVGKAQDPAMHARDVVTHGWGEYYDRGGDRYGESSDAKRVEEPDSENEMVNIDGVVEKAAPEEVNNRAADEEKGERMDGVFAKKRKGSEQPYDHYIDEYEQGFALVNHKAGERKRKEINEEIGKYETRRDSQGRQYRSYKDYVKGEEVEGRNHIREELMEKHRGGPTEEDNQMQPHKTSWTRKAQRTSDGVANTENELTHGNGKTQDEKKNNAIWKYRDKKFLIYRDKLFEEKEKEVNQRKSHMNDELLDTHYGKKFDVNKEREYLFDSMSDNYNYGYLRKGRGGKRSSQMMNLYESIKSRMEASGNKESSDHSNLKSVISDDYYLDYIKNRRKHSNKYEGEKRGVDNYNKAQQSSNENELMINKRKRKNIFESDSLINDSKDEPNFDLARNNNEFLDDVKKKIKKIDHIECSHLSYGNSECSKAAALYSSINETKNSSHTIVSKRSKYILKHSNASSLYDDVPLFFNFVNCSSIVLGSEIIYVTDETYGKCENILKDKPFNTANVERGYYEDCSNDLYNVTNSNLSIGIAHHRERLNDVAGKGKVANLLGERVNCSSEERTGGGSGYLKLSEESGKWGECPGWLTKRRIKKYFDFCIVKLCKPTLIKGIDIDTNNFLGNYAPYVSIEGAYIEDDMLMSAESFSKYVDRVKYKSKKKNDFMFEKDFFSHHPPRGRSGERVGAHNENGECSRVGDASNRNNDRNADAEKKGLFLSSRNSSGENRYWSNDRRRLDDHVLNNREEVELVIDGKTYFKRNKYFYEPILIDPLDKSDQEYENYLEILRYNDKYKKLRTNPKSTSFVANGNEYRYIDNKLYTLVDVTKEIASRYPGIHKGCLLRSSSSPLSTDRNGANSGEGRDYSSGDRYGDRFVGVEGGSFGGGARHAKGERRENGENGENGENGENGKNGENGENDENGENSENSEEEEEGNPFLANSYNSNTLFLDNDYSIEKKIYNDLHKQYQWVSILEDERMNPGFKNYNHNCFNINTCNKIFTHLIVCLLPDGGINKLRVYGEIKISEKVRKKSYKKTINVCDILDGSHVVYTTDEFYGKSENILIDQNSEYVMGWQTRRLINRPLRYVENLTINNISSIFFNNNYCIIKLSFITSIKYIEINTIFYEYNFPLCVSIDYCYMKEVHSEEKSKQIQFFGENIENIQWKELLPLSYIKGNHINFFTVNGSSSDAAPLPDIVSSHLRLNIYPDGGINTIKAYGTVVEV; translated from the exons aaaaagttaGATGATAGGGCGTGCGATGAGTACgctaaaaaaagtgacagtGCACGCTcagataaaatattatcgGATCCGCCTTTAGTTCAAAACGAGCagatgcacacatgtggCAACGGTTTGGAGAATGTGGTCGAGGAAGGAGATTCTCCAACGGAGGAAAGAAATGCACTAAATGAGGATACGCTTAAAAAAGAGTTTGCCAATTCATATGACTACGAATTTTCGAGCTCGCGCAAAGCGAATCATAGCCTTTCTGGAAGTAACTTTTCTCCTCTGCACCAAAATTATTCGATCGAAGGGGAAAACCTGGACAACGCGAACGAGGGCGAAGCGCACAGTGACGATGAAGACTATAAATCGGTGACGGAGAAGAAATCCACGGAGGAGGGGGTACAAGTGGAAAACGAGggcgaaaaggaggaggaaatgggagaacaaatggaggagaaaatgggagaacaaatggaggagaaaatgggagaacaaatggaggagaaaatgggagaacaaatggaggagaaaatgggagaacaaatggaggaagaaatggaggaagaaatggaagaaaaaaacgaggtaaacgaggaggaaaaggaagaagaagaagaagaagatgaag GCGATGACGAAGACGCAGCGGATGATAAACACCCCGATGGAAGTAGCCCCAAAGAACAGTCTtacggagaagaaggacaCTCCAAGGAGCCTAACAGAGGCTATTTTGACAAGAGCATTAATGAGGACTCAGTGGAGAAGGATCATTTGTACGATGCCCCCGAAAGTGCGAAGATTCCTAGTAGGGTCTTTTTAGCAGTAAATGGGAAAGACGCCCAAAAAggtgtacaaaaatatgcgcACAAGGATTTGGTGCAATTTAATAAGTTGGCTGAGGAGCCCTTCGCAGGCAGACGCGGAGTAGTCAGGGATGAAGAAGTCACAGCACATCATGGAGATAAGCCAGATCAGCAGGATGAGGATAAACACAAATTTCTGTGTAGCTCCAACGACACTTACCATGTGGATGTATTGAAGTTGTACAATAATAAGCTATCCCACGaaggggggaataaaaagaacaataaactcataaacaaaaatatgattttgAAGGAGATATTCGGCTCGAATTATGAGTCCAGCTTGAAAAATGATCTGAACGAGTCGAGCAATGTGATGGGCGGCGAggaggaagcggtggaggaggaagcggcGGAGGACGACGGGGACGAAGTGGACGAAACGGGAAACGTcgcggaggaagaagtggcGGAGGAAGACGCAGAAGAAGACGTCGAGAATGGCGCAGAAGAAGACGCCGAGGATGGCGCAGAAGAAGACGCCGAGGATGGCGCAGAAGTAGAGGCAGAGGCTGTCGCAGAGGAAGAGGCGCAAAATTACCCACACGAGGACACAACCGAGAAGGAGTTATCGAACAAAAACGCTGCAGTCATAAGCGATGGTAAGTACAACCATTATGTAAGCAACAAATCGATCGGAGGAGATGCCCACGAGCCGTTCGAGTCTCAGTTTCATAAAAGTAACAGCATGGAGAAGGACTCGTTTGGAAGTGAGCTAGCCAACGACGAGGACTCGTTGCTTAAAAGGTATGAAGAGAATTCCTCCCCCCTGATTTTATCCAAGCCGTTGTTTAACGATAAAACGAGTGAAAGTAGTTATAACACAAGTGTGCTAATGGGcagagcaaaaaaagaatctcTAACATTTAGGGACACCACCGCAGGGGGCAATAGTCATAAGGATAGAAACCGTAACGGTGAtgtccttttaaaaaagaaagggctACGAAAGTTAGAGGACACGTCAAATTACActgaggaaaaacaaacgcATAATGCTGATGAGTTTTCGAGCGAATATAAGGAAGGAGGATATACATCGGAGACAGAGTCGGAGCAGGTGGCGGTAGGCAAAGCACAGGACCCAGCGATGCATGCGCGTGATGTTGTGACGCATGGGTGGGGAGAATATTACGACCGTGGGGGAGACAGGTATGGGGAAAGCAGCGATGCGAAGAGGGTGGAAGAACCGGATAGCGAAAACGAAATGGTCAATATTGATGGGGTGGTCGAAAAGGCAGCCCCGGAGGAAGTTAACAACAGAGCAGCAGATGAagagaaaggggaaagaatgGATGgagtttttgcaaaaaagagaaagggaaGCGAACAGCCATATGACCATTACATTGATGAGTATGAACAAGGGTTCGCTCTGGTGAACCATAAGGCAGGcgaaaggaagagaaaagaaataaatgaggAAATAGGGAAATATGAAACAAGGAGGGACAGCCAAGGTAGGCAGTACCGAAGTTATAAGGACTAcgtaaaaggggaagaagtggaagggAGAAATCACATAAGAGAAGAACTCATGGAAAAACACAGGGGAGGACCAACGGAGGAGGATAACCAAATGCAACCTCATAAAACATCGTGGACGCGAAAAGCGCAACGTACCAGTGACGGAGTAGCGAACACAGAGAATGAGTTGACACATGGAAATGGCAAAACTCAGGacgagaagaaaaacaacgCCATTTGGAAATACAGGGATAAAAAGTTCCTAATTTATAGAGACAAATTAtttgaggaaaaagaaaaggaagtaaaCCAAAGGAAGTCTCACATGAATGACGAACTGTTAGACACGCATTATGGAAAAAAGTTTGATGTAAATAAAGAGAGAGAATATCTATTCGACTCCATGAGcgataattataattatggTTACCTGAGGAAGGGAAGGGGTGGTAAGAGAAGCTCTCAGATGATGAATTTGTATGAAAGCATTAAAAGCAGAATGGAGGCTAGCGGAAACAAGGAAAGTAGTGACCATAGCAACTTGAAGAGCGTCATAAGTGACGACTACTATTTGGACTACATAAAGAATAGGAGAAAACATAGCAACAAatatgaaggagaaaaaagaggagtgGATAACTATAACAAAGCGCAGCAAAGCAGCAACGAAAATGAGCTCATGataaacaaaaggaaaaggaagaatataTTCGAAAGTGATAGCCTGATAAATGATAGCAAAGATGAACCAAATTTTGATCTGGCACGTAACAATAATGAATTCCTGGAtgatgtgaagaaaaaaataaaaaaaattgaccaTATAGAGTGTAGCCATTTATCCTATGGCAACAGTGAATGCTCTAAGGCAGCTGCGTTGTATAGCAGCATaaacgaaacaaaaaatagtaGCCACACCATCGTATCGAAGAGgagcaaatatattttgaaacaCTCGAATGCTTCCTCTCTTTATGATGACGtccctttgttttttaacTTTGTTAACTGCAGCTCAATTGTGTTAGGATCTGAAATTATATACGTCACAGATGAGACGTATGGAAAGtgcgaaaatattttaaaagacaAACCATTCAACACGGCCAACGTGGAAAGGGGTTACTATGAAGATTGCTCCAATGACCTTTATAACGTGACGAATAGTAATTTGAGCATTGGCATAGCTCACCATAGGGAGCGCTTGAACGACGTGGCTGGTAAAGGAAAGGTTGCCAATTTGTTGGGCGAACGAGTGAACTGCTCTAGTGAGGAGAGGaccggggggggaagcggttaTCTCAAGTTATCCGAAGAGTCAGGTAAATGGGGGGAATGCCCTGGGTGGCTCACcaaaagaagaataaaaaaatatttcgattTCTGCATAGTGAAGCTGTGCAAACCGACCCTCATCAAAGGAATCGACATTGACacgaataattttttgggaAATTACGCTCCGTATGTTTCTATCGAAGGGGCGTACATCGAAGACGATATGTTAATGAGTGCGGAGTCGTTTTCGAAATATGTGGACCGAGTTAAATACaagagcaagaaaaaaaacgacttcATGTTTGAGAAGGACTTTTTTTCGCACCACCCCCCACGGGGGAGGAGCGGCGAAAGGGTGGGTGCGCACAACGAGAATGGTGAATGCAGCAGGGTAGGTGATGCCAGCAACAGGAATAACGATCGTAACGCTGACGCAGAGAAGAAAGGTCTGTTCCTATCGAGCCGAAACAGCAGTGGGGAAAACCGCTACTGGAGCAATGACCGCAGGCGTCTGGACGACCACGTGCTCAACAATAGGGAAGAGGTAGAATTGGTGATAGACGggaaaacatattttaaaagaaacaaatatttttatgaacccATTTTGATAGATCCCCTTGACAAGTCAGACCAGGagtatgaaaattatttggaAATTCTAAGGTATAATgataagtataaaaaattgaggaCTAACCCTAAGTCGACATCGTTTGTGGCCAACGGAAATGAGTACCGATACATAGACAATAAATTGTACACGCTTGTGGATGTGACGAAGGAGATAGCTAGTAGGTATCCGGGAATCCACAAGGGGTGCTTGTTAAGGagttcttcttccccactGAGCACGGACAGGAATGGGGCTAACAGTGGCGAGGGGAGGGATTATTCCAGTGGTGACCGCTATGGAGATCGCTTCGTCGGAGTGGAGGGAGGTAGCTTTGGCGGAGGAGCGCGCCATGCGAAGGGGGAGCGGCGCGAGAATGGCGAGAATGGCGAAAATGGCGAAAATGGcgaaaatggtaaaaatggcgaaaatggcgaaaatgatgaaaatggcGAAAATAGCGAGAACagcgaagaggaggaggaggggaacCCGTTCCTCGCGAACTCGTATAACTCAAACACGCTCTTTTTAGACAACGACTACTCaatagaaaagaaaatctACAACGACCTGCACAAGCAGTATCAATGGGTGTCGATCCTAGAGGACGAAAGGATGAATCCCGGATTTAAAAACTACAATCATAACTGTTTCAACATAAATACgtgtaacaaaatatttacccaCCTGATTGTGTGTCTACTCCCCGATGGAGGAATAAACAAGTTGCGAGTGTATGGAGAGATAAAGATAAGTGAAAaggttcgaaaaaaaagttacaaaaagACTATTAACGTATGTGACATTTTAGATGGATCCCACGTCGTCTACACAACTGATGAGTTTTATGGAAAATCGGAAAATATATTGATCGATCAGAACTCAGAGTATGTTATGGGATGGCAAACAAGAAGACTCATCAATAGGCCCCTACGTTATGTTGAAAATTTGACGATAAATAACATttcttccatattttttaacaacaatTATTGCATAATTAAGCTCAGTTTTATCACCAGCATTAAGTACATAGAAATTAACACTATATTTTATGAGTACAATTTTCCCTTGTGCGTTTCGATTGACTACTGCTATATGAAGGAAGTACACTCGGAGGAGAAATCCAAGCAgattcaattttttggtgAAAATATTGAGAACATTCAGTGGAAGgagcttctccccctgtCCTACATTAAGGGGAACCACATCAACTTCTTCACGGTGAATGGCAGCAGCTCTGACGCGGCACCTTTGCCGGATATCGTGTCCTCGCACCTCCGTCTGAATATATACCCGGACGGGGGCATAAACACGATTAAGGCGTACGGCACGGTGGTGGAGGTGTAG
- a CDS encoding peroxiredoxin (putative) — protein sequence MKGIVVILYVILAHLCFGFKKFTPNQALNVVSRRGRPSSRSSQKLHESKSIDLANDLKENDLIPNVKVMIDVKNMSGTDQPGEENDFKAIDTHELFKNKKILLISLPGAFTPTCTSKMIPQYESEYDFFIKENKFDDIYCITNNDIFVLKSWFKDMKIKKVKYVSDGNSSFTESMNMLVDKSNFFMGMRPWRFVAIVENNILIKMFQEKDKQHNMQADPYEVSSVAAVKEFLRQNQL from the exons ATGAAAGGAATTGTCGTTATCCTTTACGTCATTCTGGCACACCTCTGTTTtggctttaaaaaattcacgcCCAATCAGGCTCTGAATGTTGTATCCAGAAGGGGGAGGCCAAGTAGCAGGTCCTCGCAAAAGCTGCATGAGTCTAAGAGCATAGATCTGGCCAATGACCTCAAGGAAAATGACCTGATTCCGAACGTCAAAGTTATG ATCGATGTGAAAAACATGAGTGGCACGGACCAGCCGGGGGAGGAAAACGATTTCAAAGCCATTGACACACACGAGCTgtttaagaacaaaaaaattctattGATAAGTCTGCCGGGAGCTTTCACCCCCACATGCACGTCCAAAATGATACCGCAGTATGAAAGCGAATATGATTTCTTCAttaaggaaaacaaatttgacGACATCTACTGTATCACCAACAAtgatatttttgtgttaaaAAGCTGGTTTAAagatatgaaaataaaaaaggtgaaatatGTTAGTGATGGAAATAGCTCCTTTACCGAGAGTATGAATATGCTTGTGGATAAGTCCAACTTTTTTATGGGCATGAGACCTTGGAGATTTGTTGCTATAGTGGAAAATAACAtcctaataaaaatgtttcaaGAAAAAGATAAGCAACATAATATGCAGGCGGATCCGTATGAAGTTTCGTCCGTCGCGGCTGTTAAGGAGTTCCTTCGACAGAACCAGCTCTGA
- a CDS encoding mRNA decay protein (putative) — MSNLKKEETCQNGEKEVTEQTVALTNEKSTSESIPKKKVTKKVSFLLDEDGANAKKEDVKMDGGSLEGHQNGDVYHAGTDEGKHSNGQHSNGQKRDDEQRDDQQRDDQKRDGQKSDCKENDRKENDFVKISWAKCSSDGERNGDECWGKEKDNPNGSSCNENEHKLFSSEDNQPQETQHKMFAPQENQHKLFASRSKENEYKDKEKEPSYVKFDKRECAKNEQNSMFLKDQLEGGETDEMAANKKNGEGGEKAETKIKTEAKIEVKTERTDFEKSYNESLNNFRASSFVDILNSMQVAGKGGNGGPNGEAPIGLIPNENIPNGNAPHDYRPSANGKDYENVDYAENQQNDNIQLIACILCGDSIKANASKMCNNCILQNVESSSVNINKDTYLIYYCRECKRYLHNRWVYCELESKELLALCLKKVNKLKKLKILDAKFLYTEPHSKRIKIHLSVQEELINNFISEMELILHYVIKYTQCDDCKKTYTPYTYNTCVSVRQKVEHKKTLLFLESLLLKYNMNENIINIVSNPDGLDFHFLSRTDALKFCDFILSKTMSKCKNSKHLINHDANNNTYNYLYSFSIDICPICKYDLIFFPKDLSIKYGIKSSFYLCLHVSIFIILINPFCSSNSAHISQERYNKHPFLPLLSKADSKVFLILNVEYIDNDPYSKNERRGGAFSTSAAPSNDRCYDSIGDTAQEDDASLNGRQKGASNRSIRAKDKNVNLKRKTKNSISSNTVEEVSSDDLFQVNEENGSIADSKSCKSSSRKVKLDKLVYAFVELYDESEGNTILTKTCNARHLKPGDYVNAYDLRKHTFDNDISLYLEKEDNYSIIIIDKVKPKERQKIENELQVQNNNIETMKNMNDDDIFKSILLNNCAGMENMTIR, encoded by the exons atgagcaatttaaaaaaggaggaaaccTGTCAGAATGGCGAAAAGGAAGTAACTGAACAAACGGTAGCCTTGACGAATGAGAAAAGCACCAGCGAATCGATTCcgaagaaaaaagttacaaagAAAGTCAGTTTCCTACTTGATGAGGATGGGGCaaatgcgaaaaaggaagacgtAAAAATGGATGGCGGTTCTTTGGAGGGgcaccaaaatggggatgTTTACCACGCAGGCACGGACGAGGGGAAGCACAGCAACGGTCAGCACAGTAACGGTCAGAAACGTGACGATGAGCAACGTGACGACCAGCAACGTGACGACCAGAAGCGTGACGGTCAGAAGAGTGACTGCAAGGAGAACGACCGCAAGGAGAACGACTTTGTGAAAATCAGTTGGGCCAAGTGCAGCAGCGACGGTGAACGAAACGGTGACGAATGctgggggaaagaaaaagacaaCCCTAACGGCAGTTCATGCAACGAAAACGAGCACAAGCTCTTCTCCAGCGAGGACAACCAGC CACAGGAGACCCAGCACAAGATGTTCGCCCCCCAGGAAAATCAACACAAGCTGTTCGCCTCGCGCAGCAAAGAGAACGAATACAAAGACAAGGAGAAAGAGCCATCGTATGTTAAATTCGACAAGCGTGAGTGCGCGAAGAATGAGCAGAACTCCATGTTTTTGAAGGACCAACTGGAGGGGGGTGAGACTGACGAGATGGCTGCTAATAAAAAGAACggcgaagggggggaaaaagcgGAAACGAAAATTAAAACGGAGGCCAAAATAGAAGTTAAAACGGAACGCACAGACTTCGAAAAGTCGTACAACGAGAGTCTAAATAATTTCCGTGCGTCTTCCTTCGTCGACATTCTGAACTCCATGCAGGTGGctggaaaagggggaaacggcgggccaaatggggaagctcCAATTGGGCTGATACCAAATGAGAATATCCCCAATGGGAATGCACCCCATGATTACCGCCCCTCAGCTAACGGGAAGGACTACGAAAACGTGGACTACGCAGAGAACCAACAAAATGACAACATACAGCTGATTGCGTGCATCCTGTGCGGAGACAGCATAAAGGCGAACGCATCCAAAATGTGCAACAACtgcattttgcaaaacgtAGAAAGTAGTAGCGTCAACATAAATAAGGACACCTACCTGATATACTACTGCCGCGAATGCAAGAGGTACCTGCACAACAGGTGGGTATATTGCGAATTGGAGAGCAAAGAATTACTAGCCctatgcttaaaaaaagtgaataaattgaaaaaactaaaaatatTGGATGCAAAATTCTTATATACAGAACCGCACAGCAAAAGAATCAAAATCCACCTCAGCGTACAAGAAGAATTAATCAACAATTTCATCAGTGAGATGGAGTTAATTTTACATTACGTAATAAAATATACCCAATGTGATGACTGCAAGAAGACGTATACACCCTACACATACAACACTTGCGTATCGGTTAGGCAAAAAgttgaacataaaaaaacacTCCTGTTTTTGGAAAGCTTactattaaaatataatatgaacgaaaatattattaacataGTGTCCAACCCGGATGGCTTagacttccattttttgtcacGAACAGATGCCCTTAAATTCTGCGACTTCATATTAAGCAAGACCATGtcaaaatgtaaaaactCGAAACATTTGATAAACCACGATGCGAATAATAACACGTACAATTATTTATACTCTTTTTCTATCGATATTTGTCCCATATGTAAATAcgatttgatttttttcccgaaAGATTTATCCATCAAGTATGGAATCAAGAGCTCCTTCTACCTTTGCCTGCACGTTTCCATATTCATCATATTGAttaatcctttttgttcttctaaCTCTGCTCATATATCTCAAGAGAGGTACAACAAGCACCCCTTCCTTCCCCTCCTGAGCAAGGCAGACTCCAAAGTTTTTCTAATACTCAACGTGGAGTACATCGATAACGACCCGTATTCCAAGAATGAGAGGAGAGGTGGTGCCTTCTCTACCAGTGCCGCCCCATCCAATGACAGGTGTTATGACTCCATTGGAGACACTGCGCAAGAGGATGATGCATCCCTGAATGGACGCCAAAAGGGAGCGTCAAACCGGTCGATCAGAGCCAAAGATAAAAACGTTAACTTGAagaggaaaacgaaaaattcGATCAGCTCAAACACCGTGGAGGAAGTCTCCTCCGATGACCTCTTCCAAGTGAACGAAGAAAACGGCTCAATCGCAGACTCAAAGAGTTGCAAATCCTCCTCCAGAAAAGTAAAGCTAGACAAACTAGTCTACGCATTCGTCGAGTTGTACGACGAATCTGAGGGAAACACAATACTCACCAAAACGTGTAACGCTAGGCATTTAAAACCAGGAGATTATGTAAATGCATATGACTTAAGAAAACACACCTTCGACAATGACATCAGCTTATATTTGGAGAAAGAGGACAACTACAGCATAATCATTATTGATAAGGTGAAGCCAAAGGAGAGacagaaaatagaaaacgaATTACAAGTCCAGAATAATAATATAGAGACCATGAAGAATATGAATGATGACGATATTTTTAAGTCCATCCTTCTGAACAACTGTGCTGGTATGGAAAATATGACCATCCGTTGA
- a CDS encoding BRIX domain (putative), translating to MSEEREEESKEVVQVVEAKDDEKESCTALNGDTSDTKKRKEGAEDYGQVVVKKRALPSEDASAQVSAQEDGAVEVQVEEEEEENDEVGEGEEDDEEEEQEDEEEDDDDEEEDDDDERDALDDGADEDPYMLKDATYIQKNELWRNRQRVLIVRSPLKKKNCKSFVENLKLLLPHHKTESKWNKKDKKSDLCDISYSRNCNNIIFFDIKKKRYCLWICKNKTGPSLYFEILDYIPLHSLLFSGNCLLYSRPLLIFSKPFEELDHLKLIKEVFIQVFGTPNYHPLSKPFYDHCYSFVHVNNLIYFRHYQIMPITLADSNNVNKQKLVEIGPRFTLHIIRIFEECFKGRVLYENVKYKNYVSPQQLRMEKNVHKKMKNLKKKKNMFKRMKSIRTPIKMDIDF from the coding sequence ATGAGTGAAGAGAGAGAAGAGGAGAGTAAAGAAGTAGTCCAGGTTGTTGAGGCGAAGGATGATGAGAAAGAATCATGTACGGCACTAAATGGCGACACAAGTGATACtaagaaaaggaaggaggGTGCAGAGGATTATGGGCAGGTCGTGGTGAAGAAGCGTGCCCTGCCTAGTGAGGACGCGAGTGCGCAGGTGAGTGCACAGGAGGATGGTGCCGTAGAGGTGcaagtggaggaggaagaagaagagaatGATGAGGTaggtgaaggagaagaagatgatgaggaggaggagcaggaggatgaagaagaagatgatgatgatgaggaggaggatgatgatgacgaacGAGACGCGCTCGACGACGGCGCGGATGAAGACCCCTACATGCTCAAAGACGCGACGTACATCCAAAAGAACGAGCTCTGGCGAAACCGACAGAGAGTCCTGATCGTGAGGTCGccgctaaaaaaaaagaactgcAAATCGTTCGTCGAAAATTTAAAGCTGTTGCTGCCGCATCATAAGACGGAAAGCAAGTggaacaaaaaggacaaaaaaagcgACCTATGCGACATAAGCTACAGCAGAAACTGCAATAACATTATCTTttttgatataaaaaaaaaaagatattgcTTATggatatgtaaaaataaaacaggaCCTTCCTTATATTTTGAGATCTTGGATTATATCCCCCTGCACAGTTTACTCTTTTCGGGGAACTGCTTACTCTATTCAAGGccgcttttaatttttagtaAGCCATTTGAAGAATTGGATCACCTGAAATTAATCAAAGAGGTTTTCATTCAAGTGTTCGGGACACCCAATTACCATCCGCTAAGCAAACCCTTCTACGATCACTGCTACAGTTTTGTGCATGTGAataatttgatttattttagACATTACCAAATAATGCCCATAACTTTAGCAGATTCTAACAATGTTAATAAGCAGAAGTTGGTGGAAATTGGACCCAGATTTACTCTACATATTATTCGAATTTTTGAAGAGTGTTTCAAAGGGAGGGTTTTGTACGAAAATGTAAAGTACAAGAATTATGTTTCCCCGCAGCAGCTGCGGATGGAAAAGAATGTGCataagaaaatgaagaatttaaagaagaagaaaaatatgtttaagaGGATGAAGTCTATCCGGACCCCAATTAAAATGGACATAGACTTTTAG